In Bacillus sp. KH172YL63, one genomic interval encodes:
- a CDS encoding GNAT family N-acetyltransferase — protein MKKVESKNQHNSIKMLLSYSTHNWEQEYKKSIDSPDRALYVMLQEETYVGCLVIEWKNDYFCEVKHIAVSPSARGRGIGREMIDRLVDTCSFTYLGAETDQEAVDFYRKIGWKITSLGEKYPGVERFWCEYHREKE, from the coding sequence ATGAAGAAAGTGGAATCAAAGAATCAACACAATTCAATCAAGATGTTATTAAGCTATTCAACTCACAACTGGGAACAAGAATATAAGAAGAGTATCGACTCTCCGGATAGGGCGTTGTATGTGATGCTTCAAGAGGAAACATATGTAGGCTGCCTCGTTATAGAATGGAAGAATGACTACTTCTGTGAAGTGAAACATATCGCCGTATCCCCGTCTGCAAGGGGCAGGGGGATAGGAAGGGAAATGATTGATCGCTTGGTCGACACTTGTTCCTTCACGTATCTTGGCGCAGAAACTGATCAGGAAGCAGTTGATTTTTACAGGAAGATCGGCTGGAAGATCACCAGTCTGGGAGAGAAGTATCCTGGTGTGGAACGATTTTGGTGTGAATATCATCGTGAAAAGGAGTGA
- a CDS encoding alpha/beta fold hydrolase, protein MRWKDGEYAPELNGIVHWVKVEGSEYRTVPLIVIHGGPGGNHYVFERNAGPALSAKRTVVYYEQRGCGRSSSPQSEKEYSMNVLIRDFIALKQWLGVGKVDLLGYSFGGELALEIASHIPSDIHKIVLSGPSLMKTEIQRMVQLTGFLSVAEDEMYHKLSPVYKQGLSIGEMYEKVWNLVDADTVDRLLFQDQKIARRNRDMWERSKLENTGLMMEALNREPQLIPLEQRLDRVTQPTLILTGIHDRNTGVPISTMIHRNLAASKLVLFENSAHFPDLEETKKFTEEIHQFLTGENEGDGL, encoded by the coding sequence GTGAGATGGAAGGATGGGGAGTATGCTCCCGAGCTGAACGGGATTGTTCATTGGGTGAAGGTGGAAGGCAGTGAATACAGAACTGTACCCCTGATCGTAATCCACGGCGGGCCGGGAGGAAATCATTATGTGTTTGAGCGGAATGCAGGTCCAGCCCTGTCAGCAAAGAGGACAGTCGTTTATTACGAGCAACGGGGGTGTGGAAGATCTTCATCACCACAATCGGAAAAGGAGTACAGCATGAATGTATTGATCCGGGACTTTATTGCACTGAAGCAGTGGCTGGGTGTCGGCAAAGTGGATTTACTCGGATATTCGTTTGGCGGGGAGTTGGCCCTGGAAATCGCTTCTCATATCCCTTCTGACATTCATAAGATTGTTCTGTCTGGTCCAAGCTTGATGAAGACTGAAATTCAGAGGATGGTTCAGCTGACGGGGTTCCTTTCAGTAGCGGAGGATGAGATGTATCATAAGCTTTCACCGGTGTACAAACAAGGGTTGTCGATTGGAGAGATGTATGAAAAGGTGTGGAATCTTGTGGATGCGGACACCGTTGATCGATTGTTGTTTCAAGATCAGAAGATTGCCAGGCGGAACCGGGATATGTGGGAGAGGAGCAAACTTGAGAACACAGGTTTAATGATGGAAGCATTGAACAGAGAGCCCCAATTGATTCCCTTAGAACAACGCCTGGACAGGGTTACTCAGCCTACACTCATCCTGACAGGTATCCATGACCGGAATACGGGCGTGCCGATCTCAACAATGATTCACAGAAATCTGGCGGCCAGCAAGCTCGTTCTGTTTGAGAATAGTGCTCATTTTCCTGACCTGGAAGAAACAAAGAAATTCACTGAAGAAATCCATCAATTTTTGACCGGAGAGAATGAAGGTGATGGACTATGA
- a CDS encoding DUF4825 domain-containing protein, translated as MLRFLIPAAFLMITGCQQTTGQEDELFHYKDSYVGDSGALGNITRRLPRPDGEHLEGIELKTTEKPYGIILNYTSAESEGITTKYHELTLSNGTMILALVKNADWVQFNYLDGSNTVTRESLENWYGKDISEFSNEDELSEFVQPYLEDETKVDQFFLE; from the coding sequence ATGCTGCGTTTCCTGATCCCTGCTGCCTTTTTGATGATCACTGGATGTCAGCAGACGACAGGTCAGGAGGATGAACTTTTCCATTATAAGGATTCCTATGTAGGAGACAGCGGTGCATTGGGCAATATTACAAGAAGACTCCCGCGTCCAGACGGAGAGCATCTCGAGGGCATTGAACTCAAAACAACAGAGAAACCGTATGGGATTATCTTGAATTACACAAGCGCAGAAAGTGAGGGGATTACCACGAAATATCATGAACTGACACTTTCAAATGGAACAATGATCCTGGCGCTGGTCAAAAATGCAGATTGGGTTCAGTTCAATTACCTTGATGGTTCCAATACGGTAACGAGGGAATCACTGGAGAACTGGTATGGAAAAGACATCAGCGAATTTTCAAACGAAGATGAGCTGAGTGAGTTTGTGCAGCCGTATTTGGAAGATGAGACAAAAGTAGACCAGTTTTTTCTAGAGTAA
- a CDS encoding GrpB family protein: MSMNRIQVCEYRKEWEIEFLNIKSILEGKVGHVVAEHIGSTAVKGLAAKPILDIDLVIGTVELFRTVREDLEKLGYFYQPQWSFEGRDAFGRRDPFTPWDGKDTTWMNHHLYVCPTDSVELARHLAFRDYLRSNWSAVEEYSDLKKRLAESFISRTQYTEGKTAFIERVLKKALS; the protein is encoded by the coding sequence ATGAGTATGAACCGGATACAGGTATGTGAGTATAGGAAAGAATGGGAAATCGAATTCCTGAATATAAAGAGTATTCTTGAAGGGAAGGTCGGACATGTTGTGGCAGAACATATCGGCAGCACCGCGGTTAAAGGGCTTGCAGCGAAGCCAATATTGGATATTGATCTTGTGATAGGAACTGTGGAGCTTTTTCGTACCGTCCGTGAAGACCTTGAAAAGCTCGGATATTTCTATCAACCTCAATGGAGTTTTGAAGGAAGGGACGCGTTTGGCAGGCGGGACCCGTTCACACCCTGGGACGGGAAGGACACCACATGGATGAATCATCATTTATATGTATGTCCGACCGACAGCGTTGAACTGGCGCGGCACCTCGCTTTTAGAGATTATTTAAGAAGCAATTGGAGCGCGGTCGAAGAATACAGTGATTTAAAAAAGAGGCTTGCAGAATCGTTCATCAGCAGGACCCAATATACAGAGGGCAAAACGGCGTTCATTGAGAGAGTATTGAAAAAAGCGTTGAGTTGA
- a CDS encoding NUDIX hydrolase: MNGGIHMVTNTNEIHVPPKHIVSAATIVLNEENEILLIKSPRNGWGMPGGQVEEGESLKDAAIRETKEESGIDVEIVKFCGIFQNVGASICNTLFLAKPVGGAFATSDESEEVGYFPIEEALEMVTFLNFRQRIESCLDESAHPFYVEF; this comes from the coding sequence ATGAACGGAGGAATACACATGGTAACGAATACGAATGAAATTCACGTGCCGCCCAAGCATATCGTGTCGGCAGCAACGATTGTCCTGAATGAAGAGAACGAAATCCTTTTGATCAAAAGTCCCCGGAACGGCTGGGGAATGCCTGGTGGTCAGGTGGAAGAGGGAGAGTCTTTGAAAGATGCGGCGATACGAGAGACGAAAGAGGAATCTGGCATTGATGTGGAAATCGTGAAGTTTTGCGGAATTTTCCAGAATGTAGGCGCGTCGATTTGCAATACGCTTTTCCTTGCAAAACCTGTCGGCGGTGCATTCGCCACGTCCGATGAAAGTGAGGAAGTCGGTTATTTTCCGATTGAAGAAGCGCTGGAGATGGTGACGTTCCTAAATTTCAGGCAGCGGATTGAATCCTGTCTTGATGAAAGTGCTCATCCGTTTTATGTAGAGTTTTAA
- a CDS encoding GNAT family N-acetyltransferase, translating into MEKGEKLHRYTNRTDARLLTSFSIDFQHQGKGFAKQALTSLPDFLREHLPDTKEIVLGVNKRNAAAISLYLKTGFVDEHEVYVGPKGPQHVLHLRI; encoded by the coding sequence CTGGAAAAAGGTGAGAAACTTCATAGATACACGAACAGGACAGACGCCAGATTATTAACATCATTTTCGATTGATTTTCAGCATCAAGGGAAAGGTTTTGCTAAACAGGCGTTGACTTCATTGCCAGACTTTTTGCGGGAGCATCTCCCGGATACAAAGGAGATCGTACTCGGCGTAAACAAGCGGAATGCCGCTGCGATCAGCCTTTATTTGAAAACGGGTTTTGTTGATGAACATGAGGTGTATGTGGGGCCTAAAGGACCGCAGCATGTGCTGCATTTGCGCATTTGA